From the Rhinatrema bivittatum chromosome 7, aRhiBiv1.1, whole genome shotgun sequence genome, one window contains:
- the LOC115095198 gene encoding LOW QUALITY PROTEIN: iroquois-class homeodomain protein irx-3-like (The sequence of the model RefSeq protein was modified relative to this genomic sequence to represent the inferred CDS: deleted 2 bases in 1 codon; substituted 1 base at 1 genomic stop codon): MAFPQLGYQYIRPIYPAERQGLGGARGGAELTPAGTLSNVLSSMYGSPYAGAQGYGAFLPYAAELPIFPQLGAQYELKDTPGVQHAAFSHPHPAFYPYGQYQFGDPSRPKNATRESTSTLKAWLNEHRKNPYPTKGEKIMLAIITKMTLTQVSTWFANARRRLKKENKMTWAPRSRTDEEGNSYESDHEGERDKREDEEEIDLENIDTENIESKEDLDDPDQDLHSDCKTDARSDSETSDGSDDLNASEERFFKSMVHDSRVLEGGDKCKLSPEIKMGSPHGEQLKRHSVSPGSAPASEGGLAAVQKPKIWSLARPPPRGRXPPQIPPGRGCAAGPAGQTFLAPHHRLISCPGSNSPNWTNRAFSAQQLTLLTPATFLQGLSSTQAASGAGIAAFARQAEQVQSTESSVTDRSSALEVEKKLLKRAFQPVQRRPQNQLDAALVLSALSSS; this comes from the exons atgGCTTTCCCTCAGCTGGGCTATCAGTACATCAGGCCGATTTACCCTGCGGAGCGCCAGGGGCTGGGCGGCGCGCGCGGCGGAGCAGAGCTGACTCCGGCCGGGACTCTTTCCAATGTTTTATCCTCCATGTACGGATCTCCCTACGCCGGGGCTCAAGGATACGGGGCTTTCCTGCCCTACGCCGCCGAGCTGCCCATCTTCCCGCAGCTG GGTGCCCAGTATGAGCTGAAGGACACCCCAGGAGTGCAGCACGCCGCCTTCTCCCACCCTCACCCAGCTTTCTACCCCTATGGGCAGTACCAGTTCGGAGATCCTTCCAGGCCCAAAAACGCCACCCGAGAAAGCACCAGCACCTTGAAGGCCTGGCTGAACGAGCACCGCAAGAACCCCTACCCCACCAAGGGCGAGAAGATCATGCTGGCCATCATCACCAAGATGACCCTCACCCAGGTGTCCACCTGGTTCGCCAACGCCAGGAGGAGGCTCAAGAAGGAGAACAAGATGACCTGGGCTCCTAGGAGCAGGACGGACGAGGAGGGCAACTCCTACGAAAGCGACCACGAGGGAGAAAGGGACAAGAGGGAGGACGAGGAGGAGATCGACTTGGAAAACATCGACACGGAGAACATTGAGAGCAAGGAGGACCTGGACGACCCGGACCAGGACCTGCACTCCGATTGCAAAACGGACGCCAGGAGCGACTCGGAAACCTCCGACGGCTCCGACGACCTGAACGCGTCCGAGGAAAGGTTCTTCAAATCTATGGTGCACGACAGCCGAGTCCTGGAGGGGGGGGACAAGTGTAAACTTTCCCCCGAAATAAAAATGGGGTCGCCTCACGGCGAGCAACTCAAGAGGCACAGCGTTTCCCCCGGCTCGGCCCCGGCCTCCGAGGGCGGCCTGGCCGCGGTGCAGAAGCCCAAAATCTGGTCCCTGGCGAGACCGCCACCACGCGGACGTTAACCCCCGCAAATCCCCCCCGGCCGGGGCTGCGCCGCCGGGCCAGCGGGCCAGACCTTCCTGGCCCCTCACCACAGACTCATCTCCTGCCCCGGCAGCAATTCCCCAAACTGGACGAACCGGGCCTTCTCGGCCCAGCAGCTCACTTTACTG ACTCCAGCCACTTTTTTGCAGGGACTGAGCTCCACGCAGGCAGCCTCTGGCGCGGGCATCGCCGCCTTTGCAAGACAGGCAGAGCAAGTTCAAAGCACAGAATCCTCGGTAACAG ATCGCTCTAGTGCCTTGGAAGTGGAGAAAAAGTTACTAAAGAGAGCCTTCCAGCCTGTCCAGAGACG GCCACAAAACCAACTTGACGCAGCTCTGGTTCTATCAGCGTTATCTTCATCAtag